The genome window GCTGATTATTACCGCCGTTACCTGCTTGATGGCCTTGAAAACATGGCGTCTTAAGCCGGCCATTTGGAGCGGTGGGGCCTGGCTCGCTGCCACCATCCTTTTGGGTGGCGTGGTACCGCAGGCGGCTCAAACGCTGCAAGTAGCCCCAAACCAGTTTGGTCTTGAACGCCCCTACATTCAACGCAACATCCAGTTCACTCGCTCGGCCTATGGGTTAGAGCACGTGCTCCAAGTGAACAACTTTCCTGCCGCCCTTAGCCTCAACGCGTCCGTTCTAGAGAAGAACCGTGCCACTCTCGATAACGTGCGTCTTTGGGACTACAAATATCTTGCCAAGGTTTACCAGCAGATACAGGCGATCAAGCCCTACTATCGCTTCGAAGCCCTGCTGCCCAACGGCGACCGCGTGCCCAACATTGATATTGATCGCTATCTCTTCCAAGGGCATCTCCGCCAGGTGATGCTTGCCGCCCGTGAGATGGATGTAGATGCCCTACCCGAATCGGCCCAAACTTGGCAGAATCGCCGGCTGAGCTATACCCATGGCTATGGCGTGGTGATGTCCCCCGTCAACCAAGCGGTAGATGGTGACCCTGTCTATCTCATCGAAGGATTTCCGCCTAAAGCTACTGGAGAAGCGGCAGGATTGACCATCGCCCATCCCCAGATCTACTATGGTATGTTGGACTATCGTCCCGTCTACGTAGATACCCAACAGCCAGAGTTCGACTATCCGGCAACCGGAAACGATGACCAAGATCACTACGCTTTTTATCAGGGACATGGAGGGATTCGCATCGGTAATTCCCTATTTCGTAAACTGCTCTTTGCCTACCGCCTCAACGATTGGAATCTGCTCCTTATCCATAGTCTCACTCCGAACACGCGCGTGCTCTGGCGAAGAGATATTCGTGAGCGGGTGCAGCTGGTAGCTCCCTTCCTTCAGCAGGATACCGATCCCTACCTCGTCATTGACCCCGACAACGGCCATCTTGTTTGGGTTATTGATGGCTATACGCTTTCCGATCGCTACCCTTATGCCACCCCTCGCCAGCTTGCAGTCAACCCGCTGACCACCGAAACGCTGAACTACATTCGCAACAGCGTGAAAGCCACGGTAGATGCCTATAGCGGCCGCGTGAACCTCTACCTAGCCGATCCCTCCGATCCCATTGCACAGGCCTACAGCCGCATCTTTCCTGGCATTTTCCACCCACTTTCCGACCTGTCGCCGGCAATGCGAGCACACCTGCGCTATCCGGAAGACCTGTTCCGCATTCAACGAGCCATCTACGCCGTGTATCATGTGGACGACCCGCGCGTGTTCTACCTTCGTGAGGATGTGTGGGCGGTGCCAGACGAGCCTCTCTCCACCATGGATCAACAGCCGCGCGAGATGGAGCCCTACTATGTGGTGATGCATCTGCCTGACTTGGGCGCGGGCAACCGATCTACCAAACCAACGCAGTCCTCTCGTGGTGAGGAGTTTGTGCTGATGAGCCCGCTTTCACCTATTCGCAGAGAAGACCAGAACATTCTCGGATGGATGTGCGCCCGATGCGACCCACCGCACTATGGACAGCTTGTGCTCTATCGGTTCCCACAACAGGTATCGGTGCTTGGCCCCACCCAAGTTTTACAGCGCATCAACAGCGACCCGGTTATTTCACCTCAGCTCTCTTTGCTGCGCGCCGGGGGCTCTACAGCGGAGTTTGGTAACCTTTTAGTGATTCCCATAGACCACTCGTTGCTTTACATTGCCCCCCTCTATGTGGAAGCCACCAGCAACGTGAACCGCCTGCCTAAATTGGCCAAAGTGGTTGTGGCTTACGGCGATCAGGAGGTGATGGCCAATAGCCTCGACCAGGGGTTGGCGCTTCTCTTCCCCAGCTACAGTGCGGAAAGCAGACCCATGCCCTCTGCCCCATCCTCAAATGCATCTACAGGTACGACACCTATCAAACCAGCAGGCAACCTTGCACCAGAGGTGCGTTTACTTATCCAGAAAGCAAGCGCTCTCTTCAACACCTCCCAACAGCAGTTACGCCAGGGGGATTTTGCCGGCTACGGCCAGACGATGAAGCAGTTGCAGGAGACACTGACACAGCTGAAGCGCACCGTGGGTGTTCCCTAAGGCCTACAGTGACTTTCATAAAATAAGGAGCAAAAGGATGCCATCTGCCTTGATGGATCATAACCTAGTGACGACCGCCTTCGAACTGCCCGGCCACCGCATTGTGCGCACC of Chthonomonas calidirosea T49 contains these proteins:
- a CDS encoding UPF0182 family protein, which produces MARPHEPEIIVLHEQPSAFPRRLGLIFLIAFLVLFGLFLVLHNFVPIYTDWLWFREVGYPQVFFTEVISKSLLYFAAAFLFFVIFFTSVVVTINSTPDVFWSQLVQRLGSSQKPVLPRLLRRIAFVVALILCLWAGRSASDEWNDWLLFTHGMPFHQLDPLYHKDIGFYVFQLPFLSYLQGFFMITFLVALAAVIGIGYLERALNARPEGGLPQSALRPAIVLIALLALTQAFGTQLGAYGLLQHDNGIFVGADYVDVHYRLFAIHVEIVLLIITAVTCLMALKTWRLKPAIWSGGAWLAATILLGGVVPQAAQTLQVAPNQFGLERPYIQRNIQFTRSAYGLEHVLQVNNFPAALSLNASVLEKNRATLDNVRLWDYKYLAKVYQQIQAIKPYYRFEALLPNGDRVPNIDIDRYLFQGHLRQVMLAAREMDVDALPESAQTWQNRRLSYTHGYGVVMSPVNQAVDGDPVYLIEGFPPKATGEAAGLTIAHPQIYYGMLDYRPVYVDTQQPEFDYPATGNDDQDHYAFYQGHGGIRIGNSLFRKLLFAYRLNDWNLLLIHSLTPNTRVLWRRDIRERVQLVAPFLQQDTDPYLVIDPDNGHLVWVIDGYTLSDRYPYATPRQLAVNPLTTETLNYIRNSVKATVDAYSGRVNLYLADPSDPIAQAYSRIFPGIFHPLSDLSPAMRAHLRYPEDLFRIQRAIYAVYHVDDPRVFYLREDVWAVPDEPLSTMDQQPREMEPYYVVMHLPDLGAGNRSTKPTQSSRGEEFVLMSPLSPIRREDQNILGWMCARCDPPHYGQLVLYRFPQQVSVLGPTQVLQRINSDPVISPQLSLLRAGGSTAEFGNLLVIPIDHSLLYIAPLYVEATSNVNRLPKLAKVVVAYGDQEVMANSLDQGLALLFPSYSAESRPMPSAPSSNASTGTTPIKPAGNLAPEVRLLIQKASALFNTSQQQLRQGDFAGYGQTMKQLQETLTQLKRTVGVP